TTATTCCACCAACTCTTGATGGGTCTTTGTTATTTCTAAATATACCTGCTAGAGCCACCAATGTAGATTCATTGATCAAGAATGgtattaaattatttgtttgtaCCAAATAACTCGTTTCTTCGTAAAACTTcacatcatcaattaattcatgaTATATCAAAGTTGCCCCAAGATAATCCCCCATACAACAGACCTTATCCATATATAACGCCCATAATTCATtggaaatttgaaaatttttattttcgtGCAAGAGTTGATGCAATAATGTAGTTGTTGCTTTTAAGTTGTTTGATAAAAGTAGATTGTAAACAAATATCTGTATAAACTCCGATTGCAAATGCTGGCCATATTTACAAATAAACTTAAATGTCTTCAAGCTGTCTGGTTCAGAATATAGCATTATTTGCAATTGcacatttaataatttaggGTGTTGTTCAATTAATGCATCCTGTTCTTCAATTGGCAATTGTACAAAGTGAGGTAGAATATCTGTAACTGTTTTAGGAGTTATGGGAGTTTGTATTGACCATGGAACTTTCATTTGAGAATATAATCTCAAATGTGGTAGTTTCCTCGGTCGTATTCGACAACCAATATTCATTCTATAAGTTGGACTTGtcaataaacaaatcaCCTTATTATTGTAAAACCGTTGGTTgagaaaaaagagagaaaacAGTATGATCAATAATGTGTAAGatcacacacacacacacacgacttttgaaatttttcatcaataattcttttttttttttttttttttttttttttcattttcgaTTGAACTTTAAACCTAATAGCTATTGCCATAATAAAATCCACTCATAATGCTTAGATTAGGGTTGACCCGCTCGTTTCGAGCAACTTCAACATCATTGAGAAACGCTAGGTTTCCACTTCCCTCTAATATAGCTACACGTTCACCTTTATTATACTCATCAATAAGATTTAACTCGTCctccacaacaacaaccggTGTAACTGAAATTCAAGATAAATTGACTTCATTTGATGATACCACCACTTCTGCAGTACTTGAAAACGTTACAAATTTACATTCTGATCAATTGGGTTATTTACAATCAATTGGTTTAGCTCAAGGTTGGGGACCAACAAGTTTGATTGAAAGATTATTAGAAGTTACTCATGTTTATACTGGGTTGCCATGGTGGGGcactattgttgttgccaCCATTGCCGTTAGACTTATTTTGTTTCCATTATATGTCAGAGCATCATCTAATGCAACTAAAATGTCCAAAATAAAACCACAAATTGACGAGTTGTTGcaacaaattaaaactGGTGATACTGTTGAACAAATGAGAGCAATGGAAAAAAGAAGACTTATTATGAAAGAAAATGGTGTTTCTACATTGGCCACTTTATTCCCCGCAGTTCAATTACCATTGGCATATGGATTTTTCCAAGCTTTGAGAAAGATGGCTAATCATAACGTTGAAGGGTTTTCCGATCAAGGGTATGCCTGGtttcaaaatttaattgaagttGATCCATATTTAGGATTACAAGTCATTTCTGCTGCTGCCATTATTGCTGTTGTCAGAGTGGGTGGTGAAACCGGTCAACATGCTATGGCAGCAGGAATGAAAAAAGTGATGACTGTTGTTCCAATTGCATCTATTTTCATTACTAAAGGGTTTGCTTCGGCtattattttgtattttgcggttaattcaattttctcCCTTATCCAAAGTTCCTTGTTCAAAAGTAGTTGGTTTAGAAAGATTGCTGGTATGCCTCCTAAATTGAGTCTTGCAGAAATGCAGGCCAATAATCCTAAAGCAAACCAATCTATCAAAGATATGGTGAGCAAGTTTGTGGATGATAGTAAAGAGAAATCCATTAAACAGGCAAGAGAAACTAATAAGAAATTGGAAGCTActcaaagaagaaaaaatagcGTGAATCAAGGGTTCATAAAAAGACATTAAAATAGTATAGGTACTTGTATATAATCTAGAAAACCGGTAATAAACCTGTAatgtatatttattttactCTTGCTGGGAGATTACTGCCAACACATAGAATCGatttttggtattggtgttggtttTGATCAAAATACTGCATATACATTTTCACTTTCAAAGTCCATTTCATAAAACAGCGTGATTGTTGAAGAACGACAGAAAAACAAGAACCCAAAACGAAAAATCGGATCTTAacatttcaacaaattcagTATTAATCCACCATATTATAATCATTAGTCATGGGTAAATTAGTAGGAGCACCGTAAGTAAAAgcattgattttatttaaagaaaaaaaaaaaaatagtacATTTGATActaacattttttttttaagaaaAGGTCATGATCGTTACAGAGATCCAAAAACTCATCAAATCACACCAGCCTTGTACAGGGTAAGAGCACCATTCTTTTGGAGAAATACTATTGCATTATTTGCTGTCAGTAGTATACCGTTAGctgtttatttatatacatTTAAGAAAATGGGAGATGATGATCTTGGTGATATTCCTATTCCACCAATCagtgatgaagaattacaGAAGTTGAAATTGGAATACGAAAACCAAAAATAGTCATGATGAAGACATGAGGTGAgttgaatatattaatttagTGGGTTCTTGTACATATGCTGTTTATGATGTTTAAggctttattttttttgagtaaatcatatatatgtgtttacaatatatttgtttatctATTATAAGTAAATGATATGGCGTTTCTCTGTGTGCATTAAAAAGTTTTCATTCTATAAAATAAGTCTATCAATACgttatttttctttatttattatttttgttttctaaGTATCAAAGTATTTCGAAACTCCTCTTACTGGATAAGGGGGTTCCTTCTCTGGCGGGGCATTCAAGTCTTCTAAAAAGTCATCTATGATATCAGTTCCTGTAGGACTTTCTCGTTGTTGGTAGTCTTCTTGGTTGTTCATTTTGCTTTCATTTTGTGAAGAATGTAATCTATCCTCTTCAGTAATCGGGTACTCATCAGTAAATGAACGTTTGAACTTTGTTTCCAGTGGTGTTTGATATGAGAGttcaaatgaattaattggttCTGTTgctgattttttcaatggtttAATCTGGCTGTATAACGGAGTTACGCTTCCTTCTGGATAATCTGTTTTTATCGATCTTGAAAAATCATCCACTGATCCTGAATATGTTGAACTTGAATTCCCAAAAGGGTTTGTTATCAGTTCTGCGAAGTCGTCATATTTGTGTCTGTGTGGATGGTCTTGTGTGTAAGATTTCGGTAAGGGCTGTACTGGTTGGTCATATGTAGTCAAAGAATTTATGTCTTGACTGTTCTCGTCGATCCCAAACCCTAGCGTTGCAGTAGGGGGTTTCCTCGTGGGCTTGAAAGATGATGATAGATTCTGCTGGCCAATTTGTTCTGAAATGTCAGTGATAGACCGTTTTGGTGGGTTGTTTACGTGGGCTCTAGATGTGTCATATGTTAAGCTCGTTGATCGTGGTTGCTTGTACATCAAGTCTTTTTGCTCCTCACTTAAAAGCGAAGCCTGTGATCGTTGTCTGGATTTGTAAAGCAGTTGTTCATTGTCCACCACGGAGTCAACTGATCTAGATTTCTCTATTATACCATAACTTGGTTGAGTATATTTCTCCCTCAATTGACTTAGACGCTTCCCAATACCATTAGTTTGATCATTAATGGGTGAATACACTCTTTGCTTGCTGTTGTCTCCAAAATCGTCTCTGGAATTATTGGCGGAATTTGATCTATCTTTCATATAATTCAATGGGATAGTTGATTCCTTGGTGGCACTGGTATCTGTACGGTAAAAAGTCTTTGAATAGTCATTATAACGAGGTGGACGGTCTTCCAACACGGGTAATTGGGCAATTCTCTCTTCTGATAATATACCTTGTTCCAATAACACTTTCTTTGGCTTGTGATGCAATCTAACAGCATCAGCAATGCTTTCGTTAATCAAGTGGCAGCAGTAATCTTTGAAACTTTTATAGCCATCATTactcaattgaatttttaatgGGATGTAACAAAGCATCCCAAATACAAATCTCAACAAGAATATAGCATAGATGAATACCGACAAACACATGAAACTCAAAATGACAGATAAGTACAAGTTTGTATTggcaatttcttcaatattattcaaaatattgttgtttaacTCTCCACCAGTGGCATAATATCTTAATGTCAATACATTAATAACTTGTCTTGGGGTGTCAGCCACTAATATTTGTAATGCATTGTCTATCTCATAATATGTTAAAAAGCAACACCAATCGAAAAAATGACCTTCATTTATACCGTTTAgtaaacaaaaattgtCATAATATTTTATCAGATAAAGTCTTTTGGCTATGGAATTTAGATATACCAAGGCAATGTTTCTTGTCCTTGCAATATGTATGGTCCATATCCAATGATAAAGTAGTAGCACGAACTGAAATATTATACAGCCAGTAAAAATCCATTTGGCAATGGAATATGCATATGGCTTGTAATCGTCAGTAGCCCATCTGTGGAAAACAAGAATATTTAGACACGAATAGATATCTGTGGCTAATAATGCAAATGATAAAAAGATTAACACCCACATGTAAAAATACCAAAACAACGTGGAACAGTTGTAATTACGGAAATTATTCACTCTTATAACATCAAATGTCGATACATCTAAATGGTATTTTTTAATCTCATTTTCTACATTGAAATGATCATTTTTTGATCCCGATAAATAGCTGTATCTCTTGTTTTTGGAACTCATGTTTCTGTGGGTTTGGTTCAAAAGTTTCAAATGATTGTGGGGAATGAGAGCAGTTCTATTATAGTAATGGAAATCTCTTGTAATGGGATGTTATATATCGATCCTCTTGTTTCCCAGGGGTGCTTGATGCGTTGTTAAATATATTACAAGATgtggcaaaaaaaaataaaagcaAATGTGGAATGTGTGTCAATGTTATACTTTAAATGGACAACTGTGATTTGAGGATTCTATCgatattaaataaatgaaagaTGAAAGTAAAAGAATGTGGTGGGAAACGTTCAACTGGTAATGAActtattgatttgatgcaacaacaccaaaacAAATGGATAAGgggataaaaaaaaaaaaaaactagtTGAAGTTTAGTTTGGGGAGatgttgttttttgtttttggaaattaaaaactaaaaataaatcctGTTTACTGAAAgagacaacaacaaaaacaacaaaaaaatgacTCTACGATCTTTCGATTTAAAACATCGTACAGTTTTTGAAACTAACCAAAACACAAAAGTTATATATTGATTTCTAGACTGAAAGCTAGAGGAAAGTTCGTGTTTGTAATAGACTGGACATCTTTAGTTAAAGTAGATTGGTACATTTATTACAACctcaataaataaatattcacACAATCTTAATCAGCCGtgaaaaaatatgaaatgTTTCAAATATGTTTTAATGTTACAATGATGATTCTCTTTGCAGTTTTactattttattattatttgagtttttagtttgtttATCTTACTAGTAACATTCTGCTGCATCTATTGTTAGACGAGAAACCGTATCTAAGAAATTCACTAATGGAAGCTTTTCCAATCTATTCTTGTAgtcaacatcatcattttgCTTGGAATGATAGATAGTTCTGTTTAATgatcttttttcttctagAAGTGAGGATTGTTGGTGTGTCTTATATGAGTCGATAAGATAGATAACAGTTATTCGTAATCCCCAATTATTTGTTGCGCTGCAACAGAATTTTGTTGTAGTTTTCCAACAAATTTTATCAGAAAAATATAACAAATAACACTATACAAAGAGCTTAATTATTAAACTTGTTGTCTCGTTATCAGCTTACAAATGTAATACTGATCTTACACAACAGTAAATTGCTTTTGGTGATGTTCTTCAAGTAAACATTTAAATGTACTTCTTTCCTTCCACATTTCTTTCCTCTCCAACCATTTTGGTTCGACGCGTGTTGAATTGTTCTCGCGCAATATCTcagtttgtttgtttattttgattcCTCATCTTTTTCCCAcaaaagatttttttttttttcaatcagATTTACCAGATcttattctttctttttttttgacaagTCGTTTAAAAAAGCTTGATAGCATGGCGTCTGCAATAGCATTGGATTCTCTGGATGCTGTATTACTTGATTCTTCTCTCAAGAGAAAGATCGATGAAGTTACTGAAGATACTCAAACAACAGATCCAAAAGATAAGACAGAAAGGGATACAAATAAAAGATCCAAACTTGCAATTTCATCTGATTGGCTACCACCATCGGTGAGTAGTATTGAAGATCCATTCAAATTTGCAAGCTCTACTTATCATTCAGAAATTCCTCAGAATGTTCTTCAAAACGAAACTGAACCAATTGTACTTGGTGTTGATGAGGCTGGGAGGGGGCCAGTATTGGGCGCCATGGTCTATGGAATTGCATATTCACTAGAATCATTTCTGTCCAAACTACAAAAAGAGTATGGGTTTGCTGATTCCAAAGTATTGACCGACGTGAAAAGAGAAGAGTTATTCAAGCAAATAGAGGATCCAGAACACGAATTGCATAAACACATTGGATGGGCCACCACTACTATGACCGCTAGAGACATTTCCAGCGGAATGTTACAGTCAGTAAATGGTAAAGGGGCTTACAATTTAAATGAACAAGCACATGATACCAccattgatttgattaaacAAGTTTTAGCTAAAGGGGTAAAGATATCGAAGATATTTGTCGATACTGTAGGTCCACCAGTAACCTACCAAGCGAAACTAAAACGATTTTTCCCAGAAATTGATGTCACAGTAACGAAAAAAGCCGATAGTATCTATCCTATAGTGAGTACTGCTTCTGTTGTTGCTAAAGTTACGAGAgatacaaatataaaattctATAATGAAAACTTGCCACTTTTACAGGGCCAAAAATTGGGGTCAGGTTACCCCAGTGACCCAAACACCAACAAATGGCTTAATTCCAATGTCGACCCAGTGTTTGGTTGGTGTTATGGCTTTATTAGATTTTCATGGCAAACAGCAAAGGATAGTTTAGTCAAAAACAATGCAGCTGAAGTTGTTTATGAAGATCAAGGTAGGGTTGAAAAAGGGTATCAAGATGTTTTCGCTATGATagataaaaagaaagataatAGTAAGCTTAAAAAAGACTATTattgtagtagtagtaatgtAAACTTGTTATAGACATATTGGAAATAAATACTTTATGTAACAATAATTGTATACACGGAAATAAAAGTCCGAAGTGTATGGGCGATTCTTCTCACAGCGGACAAGATCAATCCATTTCACacagcaaaaaaaaaaagtaaaaattGGCTTAGGTAAATAAAACtcggaaaaaaaaaaagaaagagacAGAGAAGACGTAGACAGGCAAACAAAGGAACGAACTGttctcatcatcataaacACATCGCAGTTTAACCAAAGAATTAGTagttctattttttttttttttttgaagaaaaagataacATCATAATTATTCACTAGTATCAACCTATTCAGATTCATTGAATTATAATATGTCTGCTTTATTTGCTGTTTCCAGATCAGCAATGGCTCTTCGTACCATTGCTCCAAGAAGTTATACTGCCACCTCTTCATCATTCTTAGCATTAGCAAGATTATATTCATCTGGCAAATTCCCACCACATACTGTTATCAACATGCCAGCATTATCCCCAACCATGACTCAAGGTAACATTCAATCTTGGGCCAAAAAAGTTGGTGATGAATTAACACCAGGTGAAGCAATTGCCGAAATTGAAACCGATAAAGCATCAATGGATTTTGAATTCCAAGAAGAAGGTTATTTGGCCAAGATTTTATTGGATGCTGGTGCTAAAGACGTTCCAGTTGGTCAACCAATTGCCGTTTACGTTGAAGATGCTAGTGAGGTAGCAGCATTTGAAGATTTCACTGCTGCTGATGCCGGAGAGGCACCAAAACCAGCACCTGCTGCTGCTGAAGAAGCcccaaagaaagaagaaccAAAAGCTTCTACCACCACTCAAGCTCCAGCTTCCACTGGAGCACCTTCTTCCAAAAAGGCACCAACCGACAGAATAATTGCATCGCCATTTGCTAAAACCATTGCTTTAGAGAAAGGTATTTCCTTGAAAGGCATTAAAGGGTCAGGTCCAAATGGTAGAATTGTTGCCAAGGATCTTGAAGGTGTTGAACCACAAGCTGCTGCTGCCGCTCCAGCTACTCCAGCTGCTACCACAGGTGCCGCACCAAGTGCCACTGCTTCTTACGAAGATATTCCAATTACTTCCATGAGAAAGACAATTGCTTCCAGATTATTACAATCTACCCAACAATCCCCATCATACATTATTCAGTCACAGATTTCCGTGtctaaattattgaaattacgTGCTTCATTGAATGCTACTGCCGAAGAAAGATACAAGTTATCtatcaatgatttattaatcaagGCTATTGCCAGAACCTGTGTTAGAGTTCCAGAAGTTAATGCTGCTTGGTTAGGCGAACAAGGTGTTATCAGACAATACAAGAACGTTGATGTttctgttgctgttgccaCCCCAACCGGATTAATCACTCCAATTGTCACTAATGCTGAATCTAAAGGTTTGGCTGAAATCTCCAACCAAGTTAAAGATTTGGGTAAGAGAGCCAAAGTTGGTAAATTGCTTCCAGAAGAATTCCAAGGTGGTACCATCTGTATTTCCAACTTGGGCATGAACCATGCTGTCACTGCCTTCACATCTATTATTAACCCACCACAATCTGCCATTCTTGCTATTGGCACTACTGAGAAGAAGGCTGTTCCAAGTGAAGTTAATGAACAAGGATTTGTGTTTGATGATGTTATCACTATTACTGGTACTTTTGATCACAGAGTTATTGATGGTGCCCTTGGTGGTGAATGGatgaaagaattgaagagaattgttgaaaatcCATTAGAAATGTTGATCTAAGTAGTTAGGGtgtaagaaaaaaaaaaaaagaaaactcaAAAGAGATGTAGTCTGAAGAAGACTCAAGTAATGTACAATAAAGTTTTTAGCATATATGAAGGTGTAACAATCAGTATTGAATGGGGTTTCTCTTTGTTAAATAAAAGCAGGGCATGCATAGGGtgtggtgatggtgatgtTAGATAAATCACGCATGGCGTAACTGGTGAGTCgcacaaacaacaacaaaaaaaaaaatgaaacataAATAAAGAAGACCATTCCCATCACCAAACCACATCAATCAAACTCGCATcgttcttttttcttttctttattgtttgttaCAAAGATTgctttgatttttttgttatattGATAGACCACCTTTTCAACCTACAAGTATGACGATTGAGACTATTTATATTGCAAGACACGGTTATAGATCCAATTGgttaccaccaccacatcCACCAAATCCAACTGGCATTGATAGTGACCCGGCTTTAGCACCACATGGTGTTGAACAAGCCAAACAGTTAGCTGCGTATCTTACATCATTACCCACACAAGAAAAGCCCGAATTTATTATTGCCTCACCTTTTTATCGTTGTATAGAAACATCAAGACCTATTGCAGAAATGTTGGACTTGAAAATTGCCTTAGAGAGAGGAGTTGGTGAATGGTTTCGCAAGAATAGAGATACCAAACCAATTCCTGGTGATTACGCTCAGTTGAGAACATTTTTCgacaaattattaattgatgaagatactTGGCCTAGAGATAATTTAAATGTTATACCTAATGTTGAAGGAGAAGATTATGATGAGATCTATGATCGTGCTAAATTGTTTTGGAAAAAGTTTATCCCtgaatttgaaagaaaattccctgaaataaaaaatgtaTTGGTTGTTACACATGCAGCAACTAAAATTGCTTTAGGATCAGCTTTATTACAGTTAAAATCAGTTACTGATGTTATAGATGATAATCAAACTGTGTTACGTGCTGGTGCATGTTCATTATCTAAATTCGTTAGAGATGgagaaaataaaaccaatCATTCTATTCAATGGAAAATTGTCATGAATGGTAATTGTGAATTCTTGACAAAGGGAGAAGAAATGAATTGGGATTTCCGTCGTGGTGTTGAAGCCGGGTCAGCTGAAGATATAGCACAAAGAAAGGCTGCAGAAGAAgcattaaagaaaaatgaacAAACCAAATCGGATGGTCCGATCACTGAATCTGCTACTGGAGCAGCAGAAGTAGATGGgaatgaagatgaatttgaagtACGTAAAACCCCAAAGAGATATTAAATAGACACAAACTAGAAAATATAGAGATACAAAActttttgaatttcttgattcattaaaaaATGGTTCGAGACGGAATACTAACACCATGTTATTAGACATTTTATGTAACTATTGATATACCTTCCATTTCGAATAAAATCGACAATGAAGAGGAAGTACCATCAAGGACAGGTCAAGCTCCTAAGttcaaaaacaacattatCAAACCATCAGCACAACTCCAATTCACTGATTTAAAAGACGATCACCcgttaataaaaatttcaaataatactACATCTGCTCAAAGCTCGTCATCGAAAAAtggatttaataatattagtCATTCTTCAGGAGTGATTGATCCATCAGCACTTATAGATGggaaaatatttcaaactGATTGGAATCAATTACAAGGTACAGAACtaatatttgatgaaaatggaCAATTTATTGGCAAGGTTAAAGAACATTTAACTTGCAACAATAACACCAAATTCACACTAAAGAAAGCAGAAGAAGTGGAACAACTTCGTACAGTTGATGATTCTAGCATGGATATAGATCAAGAATCACAAGGACAACCAAATAGAAGTCAGTTTTTAAAAAGAGCAATTATAGCTGCAAGAGCCAAGGGCAAATAAATACTATTTGTTATTACTTTTCTACATAAAATGCAATTGTCTATTTTTTTGCTGTAACTACTCTTTGTATATGATCCATAAACAGTTGTAAACTGGCATCATCGGTGAAAACGTCACTTCGATCTCCAATACCATAGAGATGATTGACATTTGTAGCATAGCTTGTACTTGGGTTTAATTTGGCCATCAAGAATCTTGCTTGAGACCCACCTTCATCACAATCAATAAACCTAGGCAATGGAAATCTATCCATTAATAACATCATTGCCTCTCTTTTCGGAGCTTCCAAGAAATCtttgaaatattgatattccTCTTGTTCATGATATCCAGCTTTTCTCCATTCAGCCACTTGAGTCCcatgataaattaaaatttggaaaaaagtatccaataataatatttttgatcGACCTAAACTCAATGAGTCCAACAATACTGGTTCTGGTTCGTTTATTGTTTCACCAGTGGTTTCATCTACTAATGATCCCCATGTATTTACATCATAGGACAATAATGTTGGCTGgatcattaataatgaGTTGGCTGTATCTTCATGCATAAACACATGTCTAACATAACTGGTTTCATCAGGCGAGCTATTGAAAACATTTATAAATGGTGACCGTCttaaatgataaagaaattgtgggaataaagaaaatgtcTGGGCCAATCGAAACGATTCAATCTGACCAGCAGTATAAACTGCAAAACGAGTacaaaaatcaatcaatgtGTTATCCAATTGTTTGACAATGGCAGCAGTTGTTGCTACTTTTGTATTTCCTGGTTGTAacttatttattgaatcaCGAGCAACCAACACTAATGCAGTTTCTTGATCAAACCCTAATTCCAAGTTGATGTTATCGGAATCAGCAATAATATTTACAGGAATTGTCGTAACACGTAATCTCATTTCACCAGATGGGTGCTGGTAATGGAAAAGAAACtgtattgttgttgttgttgttgttgtgctAGTAGCACCAGCATTTACTGAAACACTATCTAGTTTCTCAAAATATAATGCATAAGTCGATTGTGGATTTGCATTACATAATTTCCAACTATTGGTTTTCCCTTCTCCAGCAATATTGGCACTTATCATTCTTTCATTAGCAGGAACAGTCTTATTAAAGGGCAACGATGTTGCATTCCCA
This sequence is a window from Candida dubliniensis CD36 chromosome 7, complete sequence. Protein-coding genes within it:
- a CDS encoding cytochrome oxidase biogenesis protein, putative (Similar to S. cerevisiae OXA1) encodes the protein MLRLGLTRSFRATSTSLRNARFPLPSNIATRSPLLYSSIRFNSSSTTTTGVTEIQDKLTSFDDTTTSAVLENVTNLHSDQLGYLQSIGLAQGWGPTSLIERLLEVTHVYTGLPWWGTIVVATIAVRLILFPLYVRASSNATKMSKIKPQIDELLQQIKTGDTVEQMRAMEKRRLIMKENGVSTLATLFPAVQLPLAYGFFQALRKMANHNVEGFSDQGYAWFQNLIEVDPYLGLQVISAAAIIAVVRVGGETGQHAMAAGMKKVMTVVPIASIFITKGFASAIILYFAVNSIFSLIQSSLFKSSWFRKIAGMPPKLSLAEMQANNPKANQSIKDMVSKFVDDSKEKSIKQARETNKKLEATQRRKNSVNQGFIKRH
- a CDS encoding mitochondrial membrane protein, putative (spliced gene) → MGKLVGAPKGHDRYRDPKTHQITPALYRVRAPFFWRNTIALFAVSSIPLAVYLYTFKKMGDDDLGDIPIPPISDEELQKLKLEYENQK
- a CDS encoding vacuolar protein, putative — encoded protein: MSSKNKRYSYLSGSKNDHFNVENEIKKYHLDVSTFDVIRVNNFRNYNCSTLFWYFYMWVLIFLSFALLATDIYSCLNILVFHRWATDDYKPYAYSIAKWIFTGCIIFQFVLLLYHWIWTIHIARTRNIALVYLNSIAKRLYSIKYYDNFCLLNGINEGHFFDWCCFLTYYEIDNALQILVADTPRQVINVLTLRYYATGGELNNNILNNIEEIANTNLYLSVILSFMCLSVFIYAIFLLRFVFGMLCYIPLKIQLSNDGYKSFKDYCCHLINESIADAVRLHHKPKKVLLEQGILSEERIAQLPVLEDRPPRYNDYSKTFYRTDTSATKESTIPLNYMKDRSNSANNSRDDFGDNSKQRVYSPINDQTNGIGKRLSQLREKYTQPSYGIIEKSRSVDSVVDNEQSLYKSRQRSQASLLSEEQKDLMYKQPRSTSLTYDTSRAHVNNPPKRSITDISEQIGQQNLSSSFKPTRKPPTATLGFGIDENSQDINSLTTYDQPVQPLPKSYTQDHPHRHKYDDFAESITNPFGNSSSTYSGSVDDFSRSIKTDYPEGSVTPLYSQIKPLKKSATEPINSFELSYQTPSETKFKRSFTDEYPITEEDRLHSSQNESKMNNQEDYQQRESPTGTDIIDDFLEDLNAPPEKEPPYPVRGVSKYFDT
- a CDS encoding ribonuclease large subunit, putative (Similar to S. cerevisiae RNH35), with the protein product MASAIALDSSDAVLLDSSLKRKIDEVTEDTQTTDPKDKTERDTNKRSKLAISSDWLPPSVSSIEDPFKFASSTYHSEIPQNVLQNETEPIVLGVDEAGRGPVLGAMVYGIAYSLESFSSKLQKEYGFADSKVLTDVKREELFKQIEDPEHELHKHIGWATTTMTARDISSGMLQSVNGKGAYNLNEQAHDTTIDLIKQVLAKGVKISKIFVDTVGPPVTYQAKLKRFFPEIDVTVTKKADSIYPIVSTASVVAKVTRDTNIKFYNENLPLLQGQKLGSGYPSDPNTNKWLNSNVDPVFGWCYGFIRFSWQTAKDSLVKNNAAEVVYEDQGRVEKGYQDVFAMIDKKKDNSKLKKDYYCSSSNVNLL
- a CDS encoding dihydrolipoamide acetyltransferase component of pyruvate dehydrogenase complex, putative (Similar to S. cerevisiae PDA2); translation: MSALFAVSRSAMALRTIAPRSYTATSSSFLALARLYSSGKFPPHTVINMPALSPTMTQGNIQSWAKKVGDELTPGEAIAEIETDKASMDFEFQEEGYLAKILLDAGAKDVPVGQPIAVYVEDASEVAAFEDFTAADAGEAPKPAPAAAEEAPKKEEPKASTTTQAPASTGAPSSKKAPTDRIIASPFAKTIALEKGISLKGIKGSGPNGRIVAKDLEGVEPQAAAAAPATPAATTGAAPSATASYEDIPITSMRKTIASRLLQSTQQSPSYIIQSQISVSKLLKLRASLNATAEERYKLSINDLLIKAIARTCVRVPEVNAAWLGEQGVIRQYKNVDVSVAVATPTGLITPIVTNAESKGLAEISNQVKDLGKRAKVGKLLPEEFQGGTICISNLGMNHAVTAFTSIINPPQSAILAIGTTEKKAVPSEVNEQGFVFDDVITITGTFDHRVIDGALGGEWMKELKRIVENPLEMLI
- a CDS encoding tau subunit of RNA polymerase III transcription initiation factor complex (TFIIIC), putative (Similar to S. cerevisiae TFC7;~spliced gene); amino-acid sequence: MTIETIYIARHGYRSNWLPPPHPPNPTGIDSDPALAPHGVEQAKQLAAYLTSLPTQEKPEFIIASPFYRCIETSRPIAEMLDLKIALERGVGEWFRKNRDTKPIPGDYAQLRTFFDKLLIDEDTWPRDNLNVIPNVEGEDYDEIYDRAKLFWKKFIPEFERKFPEIKNVLVVTHAATKIALGSALLQLKSVTDVIDDNQTVLRAGACSLSKFVRDGENKTNHSIQWKIVMNGNCEFLTKGEEMNWDFRRGVEAGSAEDIAQRKAAEEALKKNEQTKSDGPITESATGAAEVDGNEDEFETFYVTIDIPSISNKIDNEEEVPSRTGQAPKFKNNIIKPSAQLQFTDLKDDHPLIKISNNTTSAQSSSSKNGFNNISHSSGVIDPSALIDGKIFQTDWNQLQGTELIFDENGQFIGKVKEHLTCNNNTKFTLKKAEEVEQLRTVDDSSMDIDQESQGQPNRSQFLKRAIIAARAKGK